The proteins below come from a single Asanoa ferruginea genomic window:
- a CDS encoding multifunctional oxoglutarate decarboxylase/oxoglutarate dehydrogenase thiamine pyrophosphate-binding subunit/dihydrolipoyllysine-residue succinyltransferase subunit, whose protein sequence is MSSQQTSDNPLAGFGPNEWIVDEMYQRYLADPKSVDPAWHDFFADYRPDGDGSSPTQATAKTAKQTAARAGTDAPGAATSPEPRAADAKPAAKVTPATAKSDGKVETPAKAVKAPAQPRPATTPAPAKTSPPASKAAAPAADKAAETTPLRGVAARIVQNMDASLAVPTATSVRAVPAKLLVDNRIVINNHLARGRGGKVSFTHLIGWAMVRALREIPEMNNSFTEVGGKPAVVQPNHINLGIAIDLKRPDGTRTLVVPSIKGAEAMDFRQFWQAYEDIVRRARRNELTMDDYAGTTISLTNPGGIGTVHSQPRLMVGQGTIIGVGAMEYPAPYAGMSEERLADLAVSKIITLTSTYDHRIIQGAQSGEFLKAIHELVLGERGFYDQIFTSLRIPYEPVRWMRDVAVSSEGAIDKTARVIELIHAYRVRGHLMADTDPLEFKMRRHPDLDVLQHDLTLWDLDRSFPVGGFAGKQTLKLRDILGVLRDSYCRRVGIEYMHIQDPEERRWIQDRIERKYEKPTPEEQKHILNRLNAAEAFETFLQTKYVGQKRFSLEGGESLIPLLDEVLQTAAEGDLDEVVIGMAHRGRLNVLANIVGKPYEKIFSEFEGHIDPKSAHGSGDVKYHLGQNGKFTTPDGEHAISVSVTANPSHLEAVDPVMEGIVRAKQDRIDLKLEGYTVLPLAIHGDAAFAGQGVVAETLNLSQLRGYRTGGTVHVVVNNQVGFTTAPEYSRSSLYSTDVARMIQAPIFHVNGDDPEAVVRVARLAFEYRQAFNKDVVIDLVCYRRRGHNEGDDPSMTNPLMYAIIDQKRSVRKLYTEELIGRGDITVDDAEELLRDYQAQLEQVFKATRDAAASGTRPVRSRQPEPEPAVETAVPIEAVRAVGEAHVNLPEGFTPHKRLQQLLDRRHKMSVEGNIDWGFGEIIAFGTLLADGLTVRLAGQDSRRGTFVQRHASVVDADTGKDFLPLQTLTKDRARFFIHDSLLSEYAAMGFEYGYSVENTEALVLWEAQFGDFASGAQSVIDEFITSGEVKWGQQSALTLLLPHGHEGQGPDHTSGRPERWLQMCAEDNMRVAIPTTPANYFHLLRRQALSSKRKPLVVFTPKSLLRHKLVVSSVEDFATGSFQPVIPDTSGLDPAGVRRVLLCSGKLYYDLVQARAERKITDTALVRMEQLYPLPVDEVKAALAQFPNAVDFAWVQEEPANQGAWSFVALNLLEHLEGVRLRRISRPAAAAPSVGSTRLHDAEQSALIEAALPRPAEG, encoded by the coding sequence GTGTCGAGCCAGCAGACATCCGATAACCCACTGGCGGGTTTCGGCCCCAACGAGTGGATCGTCGACGAGATGTATCAGCGCTATCTCGCGGATCCGAAGAGCGTAGACCCGGCGTGGCACGACTTTTTCGCCGACTATCGCCCAGACGGTGACGGCTCCTCGCCCACTCAGGCCACCGCCAAGACCGCGAAGCAGACGGCCGCCCGCGCCGGCACCGACGCCCCCGGTGCGGCCACGTCCCCCGAGCCCCGTGCGGCCGATGCGAAGCCCGCCGCGAAGGTAACCCCGGCAACTGCGAAGAGTGACGGCAAGGTGGAAACCCCCGCGAAGGCCGTCAAGGCCCCGGCGCAGCCGCGACCCGCCACGACCCCCGCCCCCGCCAAGACCTCTCCTCCCGCCAGCAAGGCCGCGGCGCCCGCGGCCGATAAGGCTGCCGAGACCACCCCCTTGCGTGGCGTCGCCGCGCGCATCGTCCAGAACATGGACGCCTCTCTCGCGGTCCCGACCGCGACCAGCGTCCGGGCCGTGCCCGCGAAGCTCCTGGTCGACAACCGCATCGTGATCAACAACCACCTGGCCCGCGGCCGGGGTGGCAAGGTCAGCTTCACCCACCTGATCGGCTGGGCGATGGTCCGCGCGCTGCGCGAGATCCCGGAGATGAACAACTCGTTCACCGAGGTCGGCGGCAAGCCCGCGGTCGTGCAGCCCAACCACATCAACCTGGGCATCGCGATCGACCTCAAGCGTCCCGACGGCACCCGCACTCTGGTCGTGCCGTCGATCAAGGGCGCCGAGGCGATGGACTTCCGGCAGTTCTGGCAGGCCTATGAGGACATCGTCCGGCGGGCCCGGCGCAACGAGCTGACCATGGACGACTACGCCGGCACGACGATCTCGCTGACCAACCCGGGCGGCATCGGCACCGTGCACTCGCAGCCCCGGCTGATGGTCGGCCAGGGCACGATCATCGGCGTCGGCGCGATGGAATACCCGGCCCCCTACGCCGGCATGTCCGAAGAGCGGCTGGCCGACCTCGCCGTCAGCAAGATCATCACGCTGACCAGCACCTACGACCACCGGATCATCCAGGGCGCGCAGTCCGGCGAGTTCCTCAAGGCGATCCACGAGCTGGTGCTCGGCGAGCGCGGCTTCTACGACCAGATCTTCACCTCGCTGCGGATCCCCTACGAGCCGGTCCGCTGGATGCGCGACGTCGCGGTCAGCTCCGAGGGCGCGATCGACAAGACCGCGCGGGTGATCGAGCTGATCCACGCCTACCGGGTGCGCGGTCACCTGATGGCCGACACCGACCCGCTCGAGTTCAAGATGCGCAGGCACCCCGACCTCGACGTGCTCCAGCACGATCTGACCCTGTGGGACCTCGACCGCAGCTTCCCGGTCGGCGGTTTCGCGGGCAAGCAGACGCTCAAGCTGCGCGACATCCTCGGCGTGCTGCGCGACAGCTACTGCCGCCGGGTCGGCATCGAATACATGCACATCCAGGACCCGGAAGAGCGGCGCTGGATCCAGGACCGGATAGAGCGCAAATACGAGAAGCCGACGCCGGAGGAGCAGAAGCACATCCTCAACCGGCTCAACGCGGCCGAGGCGTTCGAAACCTTCCTGCAGACGAAATACGTAGGCCAGAAGCGCTTCTCGCTCGAAGGTGGAGAGTCGCTGATCCCGCTGCTCGACGAGGTGCTCCAGACCGCCGCCGAGGGCGACCTCGACGAGGTCGTGATCGGGATGGCCCACCGCGGCCGGCTCAACGTGCTCGCCAACATCGTCGGCAAGCCCTACGAGAAGATCTTCTCCGAGTTCGAGGGGCACATCGACCCGAAGTCGGCGCACGGCTCCGGCGACGTGAAATACCACCTGGGCCAGAACGGCAAGTTCACGACGCCCGACGGTGAGCACGCGATCAGCGTCTCGGTGACCGCCAACCCGTCGCACCTCGAAGCCGTCGACCCGGTGATGGAAGGCATCGTCCGGGCCAAGCAGGACCGCATCGACCTCAAGCTGGAGGGCTACACCGTCCTGCCGCTGGCCATCCACGGCGACGCGGCCTTCGCGGGCCAGGGCGTGGTCGCGGAGACGCTCAACCTCTCGCAGCTGCGCGGCTACCGCACCGGCGGCACCGTGCACGTGGTGGTCAACAACCAGGTCGGCTTCACCACCGCGCCGGAATACTCGCGCTCGTCGCTCTACTCGACCGACGTCGCCCGGATGATCCAGGCGCCGATCTTCCACGTCAACGGCGACGACCCCGAAGCCGTCGTCCGGGTCGCGCGGCTGGCGTTCGAATACCGCCAGGCGTTCAACAAAGACGTGGTGATCGACCTGGTCTGCTACCGGCGCCGCGGTCACAACGAGGGCGACGACCCTTCGATGACCAACCCGCTGATGTACGCGATCATCGACCAGAAGCGTTCGGTCCGGAAGCTCTACACCGAGGAGCTGATCGGCCGCGGCGACATCACCGTCGACGACGCCGAAGAGCTGCTCCGTGACTACCAGGCCCAGCTCGAGCAGGTGTTCAAGGCGACCCGCGACGCGGCGGCCAGCGGCACCCGGCCGGTGCGCAGCCGTCAGCCCGAGCCGGAGCCGGCGGTCGAGACGGCCGTTCCGATCGAGGCGGTCCGCGCGGTCGGCGAGGCACACGTCAACCTGCCGGAGGGCTTCACCCCGCACAAGCGGCTCCAGCAGTTGCTCGACCGGCGCCACAAGATGTCTGTCGAGGGCAACATCGACTGGGGCTTCGGCGAGATCATCGCGTTCGGCACGCTGCTGGCCGACGGGCTCACCGTCCGGCTGGCCGGCCAGGACTCGCGCCGCGGCACGTTCGTGCAGCGGCACGCCTCGGTCGTCGACGCCGACACCGGCAAAGACTTCCTGCCGCTGCAGACGCTCACGAAGGACCGCGCCCGGTTCTTCATCCACGACTCGCTGCTCTCCGAATACGCCGCGATGGGCTTCGAATACGGCTACTCGGTGGAGAACACCGAGGCGCTGGTGTTGTGGGAGGCCCAGTTCGGCGACTTCGCCAGCGGCGCCCAGTCGGTGATCGACGAGTTCATCACTTCGGGCGAGGTCAAGTGGGGCCAGCAGTCGGCGCTGACGCTGCTGCTCCCGCACGGCCACGAGGGCCAGGGTCCCGACCACACCTCCGGCCGGCCCGAGCGCTGGCTCCAGATGTGCGCCGAAGACAACATGCGGGTGGCCATCCCGACCACCCCGGCCAACTACTTCCACCTGCTGCGCCGGCAGGCCCTGTCGTCGAAGCGCAAGCCGCTGGTGGTCTTCACGCCCAAGTCGCTGCTGCGGCACAAGCTGGTCGTCTCGTCGGTGGAAGACTTCGCCACCGGCAGCTTCCAGCCGGTCATCCCCGACACCAGCGGGCTCGACCCGGCCGGTGTGCGGCGGGTGCTGCTCTGCTCCGGCAAGCTCTACTACGACCTGGTGCAGGCCCGCGCCGAGCGCAAGATCACCGACACCGCACTCGTACGCATGGAGCAGCTCTACCCGCTCCCCGTCGACGAGGTAAAGGCGGCGCTGGCGCAGTTCCCCAACGCGGTCGACTTCGCCTGGGTGCAGGAAGAGCCGGCCAACCAGGGTGCCTGGTCGTTCGTCGCGCTCAACCTGCTCGAGCACCTCGAGGGCGTGCGGCTGCGGCGGATCTCCCGCCCGGCGGCCGCGGCGCCGTCGGTGGGCTCGACCCGGCTGCACGACGCCGAGCAGAGCGCGCTGATCGAGGCCGCACTGCCTCGGCCCGCTGAGGGGTAG
- a CDS encoding ABC transporter permease subunit: MRLVKAEFRKLLTTNTWWLFALGAIVTWAATFALNALFAHFTLTQAPPTDVSPEDAANLAAVSDQVYQAANLYTSGQFCGLLFVVLLGILMVTNEFHHQTATATFLATPHRTSVISAKLGVASIIGVLFWLITTALNIPATMIFFQSENLPTHFGDSSVQRAILLNGLAYLLWGIFGVGIGVLMRSQIAATVTAVLAYVLGTAIVGFLFTLLSQSLDQPWINNVQYALPSIASGLMVAGRDLPDQPAYWVGGVILVAWAVVTGTVGTLITRTRDIS; this comes from the coding sequence ATGAGGCTGGTCAAGGCCGAGTTCCGCAAGCTGCTGACCACCAACACCTGGTGGCTCTTCGCCCTGGGCGCGATCGTGACCTGGGCCGCGACGTTCGCGCTCAACGCGCTGTTCGCCCACTTCACGCTGACCCAGGCGCCGCCGACCGACGTCTCGCCGGAAGACGCGGCCAACCTCGCCGCCGTGAGCGACCAGGTCTACCAGGCGGCCAACCTCTACACCTCGGGCCAGTTCTGCGGCCTGCTGTTCGTGGTGCTGCTCGGCATCCTGATGGTGACCAACGAGTTCCATCACCAGACCGCGACAGCAACGTTCCTCGCGACGCCGCACCGCACCTCGGTGATCAGCGCCAAGCTGGGCGTCGCCTCGATCATCGGCGTGCTGTTCTGGCTGATCACGACCGCGCTCAACATCCCGGCCACGATGATCTTCTTCCAGAGCGAAAACCTGCCGACCCACTTCGGCGACTCGTCGGTGCAGCGGGCCATCCTGCTCAACGGCCTGGCCTACCTGCTCTGGGGCATCTTCGGCGTGGGCATCGGCGTGCTGATGCGCAGCCAGATCGCGGCGACCGTGACGGCCGTGCTGGCCTATGTGCTCGGCACCGCGATCGTCGGCTTCCTGTTCACGCTGCTCTCCCAGTCGCTCGACCAGCCGTGGATCAACAACGTGCAATACGCACTGCCGTCGATCGCTTCCGGGTTGATGGTCGCTGGGCGTGACCTTCCCGACCAGCCGGCCTACTGGGTCGGCGGCGTGATCCTGGTCGCCTGGGCCGTGGTCACCGGCACTGTCGGAACCCTCATCACACGCACGCGCGACATCTCCTAA
- a CDS encoding ABC transporter ATP-binding protein, with the protein MSDGQITVSGLTKRYKNLLAVDGLSFTVQSGRVTGFLGPNGAGKTTTLRMLLNLVTPTAGTATIGGARYADLTDPVRTVGAVLEASAAHRGRTGRNHLRVLCAAAGLPDHRADDVLELVGLTPAAKRKFKGYSLGMRQRLGIAAAMLGDPKVLILDEPANGLDPEGIRWMRGFLQSLAKQGRTVLVSSHLLSEMELLADDVVIIAAGKLVRQGPVAEVLASMSTSAHVRVRTPQADALAAALAGIPGAVVTPRADGTLLVTGVEAPAVGKAALAASVELHELTPERPDLEGVFLELTAGKAGIR; encoded by the coding sequence ATGTCCGACGGCCAGATAACGGTCTCCGGTCTCACCAAACGCTATAAGAACCTGCTGGCCGTCGACGGTCTCTCGTTCACCGTGCAGTCGGGCCGGGTCACCGGCTTCCTCGGCCCCAACGGCGCCGGCAAGACGACCACCCTGCGCATGCTGCTCAACCTGGTCACACCGACGGCCGGCACGGCGACCATCGGCGGTGCCCGCTACGCGGACCTGACCGACCCGGTGCGCACCGTCGGCGCGGTGCTGGAGGCGTCGGCCGCCCACCGGGGCCGCACCGGCCGCAACCATCTGCGGGTGCTGTGCGCCGCCGCCGGACTGCCCGACCACCGGGCCGACGACGTGCTCGAGCTGGTCGGCCTGACGCCGGCCGCCAAGCGCAAGTTCAAGGGCTACTCGCTCGGCATGCGCCAGCGGCTGGGCATCGCGGCCGCGATGCTCGGCGACCCGAAGGTGCTGATCCTCGACGAGCCGGCCAACGGCCTCGACCCCGAGGGCATCCGGTGGATGCGCGGCTTCCTACAGAGCCTGGCCAAGCAGGGCCGCACCGTGCTCGTCTCCAGCCACCTGCTCTCCGAGATGGAGCTGCTGGCCGACGACGTCGTCATCATCGCGGCCGGCAAGCTGGTCCGGCAGGGCCCGGTCGCCGAGGTGCTCGCCTCGATGTCGACCTCGGCCCACGTCCGGGTCCGCACCCCACAGGCCGACGCGCTGGCCGCGGCGCTGGCCGGCATCCCGGGCGCCGTCGTCACCCCGCGTGCCGACGGCACGCTGCTGGTCACCGGCGTCGAGGCGCCCGCGGTCGGCAAGGCGGCCCTGGCCGCAAGTGTCGAGTTGCACGAGCTGACCCCCGAGCGCCCCGACCTCGAAGGCGTGTTCCTGGAGCTCACGGCCGGAAAGGCGGGCATCCGATGA